The following proteins are co-located in the Desulfobaccales bacterium genome:
- a CDS encoding NADH-quinone oxidoreductase subunit J, which translates to MEYLFYTLAAVALISGVLVVFQTHPLRSALWLIVNFFAVAGLYLLAHAEFIAAIQIIVYAGAIMVLFLFVIMLLNLRQPEEELARPRLGLKIAGITLAVFSAVLIGMGLAKVVIKPVTEVPVGLGNTESVARLLFTDYLLPFEVTSVLLLVAIVGSVVLAKAKLR; encoded by the coding sequence ATGGAATACCTCTTTTATACCTTGGCGGCCGTGGCTCTGATCTCCGGGGTTCTGGTGGTCTTTCAGACGCACCCCTTGCGGAGCGCCCTCTGGCTCATCGTGAACTTCTTTGCGGTGGCCGGCCTCTATCTCCTGGCCCACGCCGAGTTCATCGCCGCCATCCAGATCATCGTCTATGCCGGGGCCATCATGGTCCTCTTCCTCTTCGTCATCATGCTCCTCAATCTGAGGCAGCCCGAAGAGGAGCTGGCCCGGCCCCGTTTGGGCCTGAAGATCGCCGGCATCACCCTGGCGGTGTTTTCCGCCGTGCTCATCGGCATGGGGCTGGCCAAGGTGGTCATCAAACCGGTGACCGAGGTGCCGGTGGGGCTGGGGAACACCGAGTCGGTGGCCCGGCTCCTGTTCACCGACTACCTCCTGCCCTTTGAGGTCACCAGCGTGCTTCTCTTGGTGGCCATCGTGGGCTCGGTGGTGCTGGCCAAGGCCAAACTGCGTTAA
- the nuoK gene encoding NADH-quinone oxidoreductase subunit NuoK yields MVVPVNYYLGLSLALFTLGAIGVLIRRNILIILMCIEMMLNAVNLAFIAFADAFKAVDGQIFVFFVMTVAAAEVAVGLALVIAIYRNRATVYVDDLNILKW; encoded by the coding sequence ATGGTCGTACCTGTCAACTATTACCTGGGATTGAGTCTGGCCCTGTTCACGCTGGGGGCCATCGGCGTGCTCATCCGACGCAACATCCTCATCATCCTGATGTGCATCGAGATGATGCTCAACGCCGTCAATCTGGCCTTCATCGCCTTTGCCGACGCCTTTAAGGCGGTGGACGGCCAAATCTTTGTCTTCTTCGTCATGACCGTGGCCGCCGCCGAAGTGGCCGTGGGCCTGGCCCTGGTGATCGCCATCTACCGCAACCGGGCCACCGTGTACGTGGATGACCTGAACATCCTCAAGTGGTGA
- a CDS encoding NADH-quinone oxidoreductase subunit I: protein MILPLIKGLATTLRYCFSKPITLQYPEEKRTPYPRFRGHPELVINEDGTRRCVACTLCMVVCPSNAIKGIVPAEGPNHEKYPVQFIIDLTRCIFCGFCQEACPKAAIKLNNLYELAQYNKEVLILDIERATQKKPEMRAPDWL from the coding sequence ATGATTCTGCCGCTCATCAAAGGCCTGGCGACCACACTGCGCTACTGCTTCTCCAAGCCCATCACCCTGCAGTACCCGGAGGAGAAGCGCACCCCTTATCCCCGCTTCCGGGGCCACCCGGAGCTGGTGATCAATGAAGACGGCACCCGGCGGTGCGTGGCCTGCACCCTGTGCATGGTGGTCTGCCCCAGCAACGCCATCAAGGGCATCGTCCCGGCGGAAGGCCCTAATCACGAGAAATACCCGGTGCAGTTCATCATCGACCTGACCCGCTGCATCTTCTGCGGCTTCTGCCAGGAGGCCTGTCCCAAGGCGGCCATCAAGCTCAACAACCTCTATGAGCTGGCCCAGTACAACAAGGAAGTGCTGATTCTGGATATCGAGCGCGCCACCCAGAAAAAGCCGGAGATGCGCGCCCCGGATTGGCTGTAA
- a CDS encoding NADH-quinone oxidoreductase subunit M: protein MQLPILSLLILLPLAGVVVLIFMNREDDKRLKLFTLAVMVAEFLLSLPLWFRFDDANPGMQFVERYTWLPQYGISYFVGVDGFSILLVMLTTFLGPMAVLATWDDIKDRVKEFMICLLALSSGMIGVFVALDLFLFYVFWEVMLIPMYLLIGIWGNPARRVYAAIKFFLYTMFGSLLMLVAILVLYFYGGKVTGTYTFDLLKLYGLNIPFKMQFWMFLAFGLAFAIKVPMFPFHTWLPDAHTEAPTVGSVILAAVLLKMGTYGFLRFNMPLFPQAALYFVPLFSILAIIGIIYGALVSMVQKDLKRLVAFSSVSHLGFVMLGLFTYNVQGIQGGIIQMINHGLSTGALFFCVGCLYERRHTRMIADFGGIATVMPVFATIFMIVTLSSIGLPGLNGFIGEFLILLGTFKENKIYAALAGTGVIFAACYMLWMFQRAIFGEVDKEENRELKDLSAREIAVFVPLLIFIVWIGVYPNTFLNKIKATTENFVAMMDKAKATQVSSLSLSHVFKGEAK, encoded by the coding sequence ATGCAGCTGCCCATTCTCTCCCTTCTCATCCTCCTTCCCCTGGCAGGGGTGGTGGTGCTCATCTTCATGAACCGCGAGGATGACAAGCGCCTTAAGCTCTTCACCCTGGCGGTGATGGTGGCCGAGTTCCTCCTCTCCCTGCCGCTGTGGTTTCGGTTCGACGACGCCAATCCGGGGATGCAGTTCGTGGAGCGCTACACCTGGCTCCCCCAGTACGGCATCAGCTATTTCGTGGGCGTGGACGGCTTCTCCATCCTGCTCGTCATGCTCACCACCTTCCTGGGGCCCATGGCCGTGCTCGCCACCTGGGACGACATTAAGGACCGGGTGAAAGAGTTCATGATCTGCCTGCTGGCCCTGTCCAGCGGCATGATCGGCGTCTTTGTGGCCTTGGACCTCTTCCTTTTCTATGTCTTCTGGGAAGTGATGCTCATCCCCATGTATCTCCTCATCGGGATCTGGGGCAATCCGGCCCGCCGGGTCTACGCCGCCATCAAGTTCTTCCTGTATACCATGTTCGGCTCCCTGCTGATGCTGGTGGCCATCTTGGTCCTCTACTTCTATGGCGGCAAGGTGACGGGCACCTACACCTTTGATCTTCTCAAGCTCTACGGCCTCAACATCCCCTTCAAGATGCAGTTCTGGATGTTTTTGGCCTTTGGCTTGGCCTTCGCCATCAAGGTGCCCATGTTCCCCTTCCACACCTGGCTGCCGGACGCCCACACCGAGGCGCCCACCGTGGGCTCCGTCATCCTGGCCGCCGTGCTCTTGAAGATGGGGACTTACGGCTTCCTGCGCTTCAACATGCCCCTCTTCCCTCAGGCGGCCTTGTACTTCGTGCCGCTCTTCAGCATCCTGGCCATCATCGGCATCATCTACGGTGCTTTGGTCTCCATGGTGCAGAAAGACCTGAAGCGCCTGGTGGCCTTCTCTTCGGTGTCGCACCTGGGCTTTGTCATGCTGGGCCTCTTTACTTACAACGTCCAGGGCATCCAGGGCGGCATCATCCAGATGATCAACCACGGGCTCTCCACCGGGGCCTTGTTTTTCTGTGTCGGCTGCCTCTATGAGCGGCGTCACACCCGCATGATCGCCGACTTCGGCGGTATTGCCACGGTGATGCCGGTCTTTGCCACCATCTTCATGATCGTCACCCTGTCCTCCATCGGGCTGCCGGGGTTGAACGGCTTCATCGGCGAATTTCTCATCCTGCTCGGCACCTTCAAGGAGAACAAGATCTACGCTGCCTTGGCGGGCACCGGGGTGATCTTCGCCGCCTGTTACATGCTGTGGATGTTCCAGCGGGCCATCTTCGGCGAGGTGGACAAGGAAGAGAACCGGGAGCTCAAGGACCTGAGCGCCCGGGAGATCGCCGTCTTTGTGCCCCTGTTGATCTTCATCGTCTGGATCGGGGTGTATCCCAACACTTTCTTGAATAAGATCAAGGCCACCACGGAAAACTTCGTGGCCATGATGGACAAGGCCAAGGCCACCCAAGTCAGCAGCTTGTCCTTATCCCACGTCTTCAAGGGGGAGGCGAAATGA
- the nuoL gene encoding NADH-quinone oxidoreductase subunit L: MQFIPYVWLIPVFPLIGFVINGLLGKSLSKGKVGTIGTVAVGLSFALTVAVFLEYLRLPAEAKPVEVVVYNWLASGSFSVNIAFLVDPLSLVMLLVVSGVSTLIHLYSTGYMHDDPGFPRFFAYLNLFVCFMLILVGANNFLMMFVGWEGVGLCSYLLIGYWYEKKSASDAGKKAFVVNRVGDYGFLLGMFVIFWTFGTLNFREVFSLAAQYPVGSGVITAATLLLFVGATGKSAQIPLYTWLPDAMEGPTPVSALIHAATMVTAGVYMVARCSALYVLAPTSLAVVAVIGCATAIFAASMGTCQFDIKRILAYSTVSQLGYMFLACGVGAFISGIFHLMTHAFFKALLFLGAGSISHALSGELDIRLMGNLRHKIPITYKTFLIATLAIAGIFPFAGFFSKDEILMYALVNGNVWLWLTATIAACITAFYMFRAVYMVFFGESRVPHHVEHHIHESPPSMTIPLMALAFLSVVGGWINFPIIPGAQKFHDFLSPAIAPLGHEAHLAISAELGLMAFSMAVAAIGIYIAYKFYIVSPDIPAWLAAKFPVIYDLVYHKYYVDEIYDYMIVEPIKVGSTLMWTEVDNKVVDGAVNGSAGLVAWLSEHLRRLETGFVQNYAMAIVLGVTLVVGYLLG, from the coding sequence ATGCAATTCATACCCTATGTGTGGCTGATCCCCGTCTTCCCCCTGATCGGCTTCGTCATCAACGGCCTTCTCGGGAAGAGTCTGTCCAAGGGCAAGGTGGGGACCATCGGCACGGTGGCCGTGGGTCTCAGCTTCGCCCTCACCGTGGCCGTCTTCCTGGAGTACTTGCGGCTGCCGGCGGAGGCCAAGCCCGTGGAGGTGGTGGTTTACAACTGGCTCGCCTCCGGCTCCTTCTCCGTCAATATTGCCTTCCTGGTGGATCCGCTGTCCCTGGTCATGCTGCTGGTGGTCTCCGGGGTGAGCACCCTCATCCACCTCTACTCCACCGGCTACATGCATGACGACCCGGGCTTTCCCCGCTTCTTCGCCTACCTGAACCTCTTTGTCTGCTTCATGCTCATTTTGGTGGGCGCCAACAACTTCCTCATGATGTTTGTGGGCTGGGAAGGCGTGGGCCTCTGCTCGTATCTCCTCATCGGCTACTGGTATGAGAAAAAGTCCGCCAGCGACGCCGGCAAGAAGGCCTTCGTGGTCAACCGGGTGGGCGACTACGGCTTCCTCCTGGGGATGTTCGTCATCTTCTGGACCTTCGGCACCCTGAACTTCCGGGAGGTCTTCTCCCTGGCGGCCCAGTACCCGGTGGGGAGCGGCGTGATCACCGCCGCCACCCTGCTCCTCTTTGTGGGGGCCACCGGCAAATCCGCCCAGATCCCGCTCTACACCTGGTTGCCCGACGCCATGGAAGGCCCCACTCCGGTGTCCGCCCTCATCCATGCCGCCACCATGGTGACCGCGGGCGTCTATATGGTGGCCCGCTGCAGCGCGCTGTATGTGCTGGCCCCCACCTCCCTGGCGGTGGTGGCGGTCATCGGCTGCGCCACGGCCATCTTTGCCGCCTCCATGGGCACCTGCCAGTTCGACATCAAACGCATCCTGGCTTACTCCACCGTCAGCCAGCTGGGCTATATGTTCCTGGCCTGCGGCGTGGGCGCTTTTATCTCCGGCATCTTCCACCTCATGACCCACGCCTTCTTCAAGGCCCTCCTCTTTCTGGGGGCCGGCTCCATCAGCCACGCCCTCTCCGGCGAGCTGGATATCCGCCTCATGGGGAACCTCCGGCACAAGATCCCCATCACCTACAAGACCTTCCTCATTGCCACCCTGGCCATCGCCGGGATCTTCCCCTTCGCCGGCTTCTTCAGCAAGGACGAGATCCTGATGTACGCCTTGGTGAACGGCAATGTCTGGCTGTGGCTCACCGCCACCATCGCCGCCTGCATCACCGCCTTCTATATGTTTAGGGCGGTGTATATGGTCTTTTTCGGCGAATCCCGGGTGCCGCACCACGTTGAGCACCATATCCATGAATCGCCGCCGTCCATGACCATCCCCCTCATGGCCCTGGCCTTCCTGTCGGTGGTGGGGGGCTGGATCAACTTCCCCATCATCCCCGGGGCCCAGAAGTTCCACGATTTCCTCTCCCCCGCCATTGCCCCCCTGGGGCATGAGGCGCACCTGGCCATCTCCGCCGAGCTGGGGCTCATGGCCTTCAGCATGGCAGTGGCGGCCATCGGCATCTACATCGCCTACAAGTTCTACATCGTCAGCCCGGACATCCCTGCCTGGCTGGCGGCGAAATTCCCCGTCATCTACGACCTGGTCTACCACAAGTATTATGTGGATGAGATCTACGACTATATGATCGTGGAACCCATCAAGGTGGGCTCCACCCTCATGTGGACCGAAGTGGACAACAAGGTGGTGGACGGCGCGGTGAACGGCTCCGCCGGCCTGGTGGCCTGGCTGAGCGAGCACCTGCGGCGCCTGGAGACCGGCTTCGTGCAGAACTACGCCATGGCCATCGTCCTGGGCGTCACGCTGGTCGTCGGCTACTTACTCGGGTAA